A genomic region of Dactylococcopsis salina PCC 8305 contains the following coding sequences:
- the crtB gene encoding 15-cis-phytoene synthase CrtB has product MLQLPNPEQTCSYPSVESAYEFCRQVTAEYSKTFYLGTLLMPKEKRKAIWAIYVWCRRTDQLVDGPEAEFTTLDTLDQWEKTLESIFAGNPVESPDLALVDTLKRFPLEIQPFRDLIAGQRMDLKRDRYQTFDELYLYCYRVAGTVGLMSNAVLGLEPEWGVSPWQKNQKNHIPTEEAVALGIANQLTNILRDVGEDADRGRIYLPLEDLERFNYREEDLFNGVINENWRQLMQFEIQRARGFYAQAERGIRDLSRESRWPVWTALMLYQGILDVIERNQYDVFNRRAYVPKVEKFLYLPVAWLRSQAL; this is encoded by the coding sequence ATGCTGCAACTGCCAAACCCCGAACAGACTTGTTCCTACCCCTCCGTCGAATCCGCTTACGAATTCTGCCGTCAAGTGACCGCAGAATACTCGAAGACGTTTTATCTCGGCACTCTCCTCATGCCCAAGGAGAAACGCAAAGCAATTTGGGCAATTTACGTTTGGTGTCGGCGCACTGATCAACTCGTCGATGGCCCCGAAGCTGAGTTTACGACTCTAGACACCCTAGATCAGTGGGAAAAAACTTTAGAGTCGATTTTTGCAGGGAATCCTGTAGAAAGTCCTGATCTTGCCCTGGTGGATACTTTGAAACGCTTTCCTCTGGAAATTCAGCCGTTTCGAGATCTGATCGCCGGGCAACGGATGGACTTAAAACGCGATCGTTATCAAACTTTTGATGAGCTTTATCTCTACTGTTACCGCGTTGCCGGAACGGTGGGGTTAATGTCTAATGCTGTTTTAGGTTTAGAGCCAGAGTGGGGAGTTTCTCCCTGGCAAAAAAATCAGAAAAATCACATTCCTACCGAAGAAGCGGTGGCGTTAGGGATTGCCAACCAACTTACCAATATTTTAAGGGATGTCGGTGAAGATGCCGATCGAGGACGGATTTATCTCCCGTTAGAGGATTTAGAACGGTTTAATTATCGAGAGGAAGATTTATTTAATGGTGTGATTAATGAAAACTGGCGACAGTTAATGCAGTTTGAAATCCAACGCGCCAGAGGTTTTTATGCTCAAGCTGAACGGGGAATCCGTGACTTAAGTCGTGAGTCACGCTGGCCCGTTTGGACAGCATTAATGTTGTATCAGGGAATTTTAGATGTAATTGAACGCAATCAATATGATGTGTTTAATCGCCGTGCTTATGTGCCAAAAGTGGAGAAGTTTTTATATTTACCAGTGGCTTGGCTTCGATCGCAAGCACTGTAA
- a CDS encoding peptidoglycan-binding protein, with protein MINWKTLPRERGIYQITTGSVSYVGLSDNIQLRVKQHLDSSSCRSRIIFDTDQAKIIVLELLPDTDDKTLALREWYWFSKLKRKGHIMVNDPKTLGKTKTGQFFPPKNVSQKTASSPSSGLGCGVKLAGVTTVIVGFFLLGFFAVGKMIQQTEPSPQPDTTENPSPKPPVPSSRLSRNQDNKSTQQNSQVDMQLLSACITPLQSGTSKPVVKLLQRQLKELGYYEGEIDGQYGPGTQDAVSEFQRDYDLGVDGIVGCDTQAKINEAIRN; from the coding sequence ATGATCAATTGGAAAACACTACCGAGAGAACGGGGGATTTATCAAATTACCACAGGTAGTGTCAGCTATGTTGGTTTATCAGATAATATTCAACTGCGAGTGAAACAGCATTTGGATAGTTCTTCCTGTCGATCTCGGATTATCTTTGATACAGATCAAGCGAAAATTATTGTTCTCGAACTTCTCCCTGATACAGATGACAAAACCCTTGCTTTGCGAGAATGGTATTGGTTTTCTAAACTGAAGCGGAAAGGTCATATCATGGTGAATGACCCGAAAACTTTGGGGAAAACTAAGACGGGACAGTTTTTTCCGCCGAAAAATGTTTCCCAAAAAACGGCTTCTTCTCCATCCTCTGGATTGGGGTGTGGGGTAAAATTGGCAGGAGTGACAACAGTGATTGTGGGCTTTTTCTTATTGGGCTTTTTTGCCGTCGGAAAAATGATCCAACAAACTGAACCCAGTCCTCAACCAGACACCACAGAAAACCCATCACCGAAACCACCGGTTCCAAGTAGCCGCCTCTCACGAAATCAAGATAATAAATCTACCCAACAAAATAGTCAGGTGGATATGCAGCTATTAAGTGCTTGTATTACTCCCCTACAATCAGGAACATCTAAACCTGTGGTGAAGTTATTACAACGTCAACTAAAGGAACTCGGCTACTATGAAGGGGAAATCGATGGGCAGTATGGTCCTGGAACTCAAGACGCTGTTTCAGAATTTCAACGGGATTATGATTTAGGTGTGGATGGGATTGTTGGGTGTGATACCCAAGCTAAAATCAATGAAGCAATTAGAAACTGA
- a CDS encoding mechanosensitive ion channel family protein — translation MLTPEANLRLQLRISTISSVTKSIIIVAWLVVGILVGLSVIGVNIAPLLAGAGLIGVAISLASQNLIRDAINGFFIILEDQYAVGDVVGIGDATGFVEAINLRITQLRDTEGRLITVPNSEIRTVTNYTSNWSQVDLKIPIAYHSDVEKAISLIEKISDSMMRDQSYRKEILEKPIFLGVDEFSNQGIILRVWIKTKPLQQWPIGREYRRRVKIAFDQAGIELSLPQQKIWISQENSNQP, via the coding sequence TTGCTTACTCCTGAAGCCAATCTTCGGTTACAGCTTCGCATTTCTACCATTTCTAGTGTTACGAAAAGCATTATTATTGTCGCTTGGTTAGTTGTGGGCATTTTAGTTGGACTTTCTGTTATTGGAGTTAATATTGCGCCGTTACTTGCTGGTGCTGGATTAATTGGTGTCGCGATTTCTTTAGCCTCTCAAAATTTAATTCGAGATGCGATTAATGGCTTTTTTATCATTCTTGAAGATCAATATGCTGTGGGAGATGTTGTTGGCATTGGTGACGCAACAGGATTTGTCGAAGCGATTAATTTACGCATTACTCAACTGCGAGACACAGAAGGACGTTTAATTACAGTTCCTAATAGTGAAATTCGTACCGTAACTAATTACACCAGTAATTGGTCACAAGTAGATTTAAAAATCCCGATCGCCTATCATTCTGATGTGGAAAAAGCGATTAGTTTGATTGAAAAAATTAGTGATAGCATGATGCGAGATCAAAGCTATCGAAAGGAAATTTTAGAAAAGCCTATTTTCCTCGGAGTTGATGAGTTTAGTAATCAAGGAATTATTTTGAGAGTTTGGATTAAAACTAAACCTTTACAACAGTGGCCGATCGGGCGAGAATATCGTCGTCGGGTTAAAATTGCTTTTGATCAAGCAGGAATTGAACTATCTCTTCCCCAGCAAAAAATCTGGATTTCTCAAGAAAACAGTAATCAGCCGTAG